One Marinibacterium anthonyi genomic region harbors:
- a CDS encoding chaperone protein DnaJ: MTKPDPFGFDMSVSASKKKNPRGRRGMSGASETSVRICDHPGCEDPGKFRAPKAPDVLDDFFWFCQKHVREYNLKWNFFDGTTEAELNAQRTKDKVWERETKPLGDPEARAWARLGIEDPHQVLGANGTKNKGRQVTGRKLPPTERRAIEILEARDDWTKAEVRKAYKKLIKVLHPDMNGGDRSQEEQLQEVVWAWDQIKVSRNFKE; encoded by the coding sequence ATGACCAAGCCTGACCCCTTCGGTTTCGATATGTCCGTCTCTGCGTCCAAGAAAAAGAACCCTCGTGGCCGCAGGGGCATGTCCGGCGCATCCGAGACGTCCGTCCGGATCTGCGACCATCCCGGTTGCGAAGATCCGGGCAAGTTCCGCGCTCCCAAGGCGCCCGATGTCCTGGATGACTTCTTCTGGTTCTGTCAGAAGCACGTCCGGGAATATAACCTCAAGTGGAATTTCTTCGATGGCACGACCGAAGCCGAGCTGAACGCGCAGCGGACCAAGGACAAGGTCTGGGAACGCGAGACCAAGCCGCTGGGCGATCCCGAGGCGCGGGCCTGGGCCCGGCTGGGCATCGAGGACCCGCACCAGGTGCTGGGCGCGAACGGGACGAAGAACAAGGGCCGCCAGGTGACCGGGCGCAAGCTGCCCCCCACCGAGCGGCGCGCGATCGAGATCCTGGAGGCTCGCGATGACTGGACCAAGGCCGAGGTGCGCAAGGCCTACAAGAAGCTGATCAAGGTGCTGCACCCGGACATGAACGGCGGCGACCGCAGCCAGGAAGAACAGCTGCAGGAGGTCGTCTGGGCCTGGGACCAGATCAAGGTCAGCCGCAACTTCAAGGAATGA
- a CDS encoding Putative protein-S-isoprenylcysteine methyltransferase, giving the protein MTDILSLLHSALAWAAIVSALLLGGLLAWNLRCPAFGFWPAASGWRHATAFGIFRVFCGSTVVFALLEIWANGWGHWLRYAIGVPFTFVAFGITLWGYRFLGLDNTYCEADGLVTGGMYAYSRNPQYVTSVLATVGLGIVAGSLLTLVFAVLLFVLYFLFILNEERWLAAGYGRAFVDYMKTTPRFIDERSFMRLRRDVLRG; this is encoded by the coding sequence ATGACCGATATCCTGTCCCTTCTTCATTCGGCCCTTGCCTGGGCCGCCATCGTGTCCGCCCTGCTGCTGGGCGGTCTTCTTGCCTGGAACCTGCGCTGTCCCGCCTTCGGCTTCTGGCCGGCGGCGTCGGGGTGGCGGCATGCCACCGCCTTTGGGATCTTCCGGGTGTTCTGTGGATCGACCGTGGTCTTTGCCCTGTTGGAAATCTGGGCCAACGGGTGGGGGCACTGGCTGCGCTATGCCATCGGCGTGCCGTTCACCTTCGTGGCCTTCGGGATCACGCTGTGGGGCTACCGGTTCCTGGGGCTGGACAACACCTATTGCGAGGCCGACGGGCTGGTGACCGGGGGGATGTATGCCTATTCGCGCAACCCGCAGTACGTGACGTCGGTGCTGGCGACCGTGGGGCTGGGGATCGTGGCGGGATCGCTGCTGACGCTGGTTTTCGCGGTGCTGCTGTTCGTTCTGTATTTCCTGTTCATCCTGAACGAGGAACGCTGGCTGGCGGCGGGCTATGGCCGGGCTTTCGTCGATTACATGAAGACCACGCCGCGGTTCATCGACGAACGCAGCTTCATGCGGCTGCGCCGGGACGTGCTGAGGGGGTGA
- the cya_11 gene encoding Cyclolysin: MLSILALLGLTAGAAFVGTVDDDEIYGTDDDDIIDGSDGDDYIQGHQGDDFIQGGTGDDDLYGAQGNDEIYGDDGADEIHGAQNDDLIHGGDDDDDLWGGTGQDTIWGDDGDDTIDGEAGRDLIHGGDGDDTAKGSGGNDTIYGEAGDDTLYGNKGLDTLYGGEGDDYVDGGAQDDVIYTGIGNDTAIGGDGDDYIDTSVDITEQVPDLGFPSYSGLPAVAGDTDPDDDKDEAYGGAGNDTIYTGDDDDYAAGGDGDDYIDGGFDQDTLDGGAGNDTIIGGEGDDLIDGGDGDDTIYGGLDPAYPDYANIPDDGSDGDADPVTTNGQDVIYGGAGNDTIYGQDDDDTIYGEDGVDYIDGGVDDDYLDGGSGNDTILGGQGDDTLMGGAGADLLQGGTGDDTVDGGSGNDTIGGQGGDDDLSGGAGHDTIYGDAGNDTLNGGAGNDTLKGGEDDDWLLGGDGDDLLEGDDGNDLLEGQGGDDILGGKDGDDTLLGGEGDDTLYGDAGNDVLNGGSGVNELHGGTDNDVLILQEGAMTGDEGDDTFVVQDADHDHAITITDFDPDEDALVLNYPEGGDLPDPEDISLVQNGGTTEVYVTIGGETLLMAQLQGVNAADIDPSSIAITELDQDGLAALAP; encoded by the coding sequence ATGCTGTCTATTCTGGCCTTGCTCGGCCTAACCGCGGGTGCTGCCTTTGTCGGCACTGTTGACGATGACGAGATCTACGGGACCGACGATGACGACATCATCGACGGCTCCGACGGGGACGACTACATCCAGGGCCACCAGGGCGACGATTTCATCCAGGGCGGCACGGGTGACGATGACCTCTACGGCGCCCAGGGCAATGACGAGATCTACGGCGACGACGGCGCGGACGAGATCCACGGCGCCCAGAACGACGACCTGATCCATGGTGGCGACGACGATGACGACCTTTGGGGCGGCACCGGCCAGGACACGATCTGGGGCGATGACGGCGACGACACGATCGACGGCGAAGCCGGGCGCGACCTGATCCATGGCGGCGACGGCGACGACACCGCCAAGGGCAGCGGCGGCAACGACACGATTTATGGCGAAGCCGGCGACGACACGCTTTATGGCAACAAGGGGCTCGACACGCTTTATGGCGGCGAAGGCGACGATTACGTCGACGGCGGCGCGCAGGATGACGTGATCTATACCGGCATCGGCAACGACACCGCCATCGGCGGCGACGGCGACGATTACATCGACACCTCGGTCGACATCACCGAACAGGTCCCCGACCTGGGCTTTCCGTCCTATTCCGGCCTGCCGGCGGTGGCCGGGGACACGGACCCCGACGACGACAAGGACGAAGCCTATGGCGGCGCGGGCAACGACACGATCTATACCGGCGACGATGACGACTACGCCGCAGGCGGCGACGGCGACGACTACATCGACGGCGGCTTCGACCAGGACACGCTGGACGGTGGCGCGGGCAACGACACGATCATCGGCGGCGAAGGCGACGACCTGATCGACGGCGGCGATGGCGACGACACGATTTACGGCGGTCTCGACCCGGCCTATCCCGATTACGCCAACATCCCCGACGACGGGTCCGACGGCGATGCCGACCCGGTCACAACCAACGGCCAGGACGTCATTTATGGCGGCGCCGGCAACGACACGATCTACGGCCAGGACGACGACGACACGATCTACGGCGAAGACGGGGTCGACTATATCGACGGCGGTGTCGACGACGATTACCTCGACGGCGGATCGGGCAACGACACGATCCTGGGCGGACAGGGCGACGACACGCTGATGGGCGGCGCCGGGGCCGACCTTCTCCAAGGCGGCACGGGCGACGACACGGTCGACGGCGGGTCGGGCAACGACACCATCGGCGGGCAGGGCGGCGACGACGACCTGTCGGGCGGCGCCGGCCACGACACGATCTATGGCGATGCGGGCAACGACACGCTGAACGGCGGCGCCGGCAACGACACGCTGAAGGGCGGCGAAGACGACGACTGGCTGCTGGGCGGCGACGGCGACGACCTGCTGGAAGGCGACGACGGCAACGACCTGCTTGAAGGGCAGGGTGGCGATGACATCCTCGGCGGCAAGGACGGCGACGACACGCTGCTGGGCGGCGAAGGCGACGACACGCTGTACGGCGACGCGGGCAACGACGTGCTGAACGGCGGGTCGGGCGTGAACGAATTGCACGGCGGCACCGACAACGACGTGCTGATCCTGCAGGAAGGCGCGATGACCGGCGACGAAGGCGACGACACCTTCGTGGTGCAGGACGCCGACCACGACCACGCCATCACCATCACCGATTTCGACCCGGACGAAGACGCGCTGGTGCTGAACTATCCCGAAGGCGGCGACCTGCCCGACCCCGAGGACATCAGCCTGGTGCAGAACGGCGGCACGACCGAAGTCTACGTCACCATCGGCGGCGAGACCCTGTTGATGGCGCAGCTTCAGGGCGTGAACGCCGCCGACATCGACCCGTCGTCGATCGCGATCACCGAACTGGATCAGGACGGGCTGGCCGCGCTGGCGCCCTGA
- the cobS_1 gene encoding Aerobic cobaltochelatase subunit CobS: protein MADGTIEPTAKPTEEISVRDMFGIDTDMMVRGFADRTDRVPDKDPTYKFDPDTTMAILAGFSRNRRVMIQGYHGTGKSTHIEQVAARLNWPAVRVNLDSHISRIDLIGKDAIKLRDGKQVTEFHEGILPWALRNPVAIVFDEYDAGRADVMFVIQRVLEHDGKLTLLDQNEIITPNPYFRLFATANTVGLGDTTGLYHGTQQINQAQMDRWSLVATLNYLSHDAEVAIVLAKNPHYNTEKGRKTVSQMVTLADLTRTAFMNGDLSTVMSPRTVITWAENSEIFRNIGYGFRLTFLNKCDELERQTVAEFYQRCFDEELPESAASTSLG from the coding sequence ATGGCCGACGGCACCATTGAACCGACCGCGAAACCGACCGAAGAGATTTCCGTCCGTGACATGTTCGGCATCGACACCGACATGATGGTACGCGGTTTCGCCGACCGGACAGACCGGGTGCCCGACAAGGACCCGACCTACAAGTTCGATCCCGATACGACGATGGCGATCCTGGCCGGGTTCTCGCGCAATCGCCGCGTGATGATCCAAGGCTACCACGGCACCGGCAAATCGACCCATATCGAACAGGTCGCGGCGCGGCTGAACTGGCCCGCCGTGCGGGTGAACCTGGACAGCCACATTTCCCGGATCGACCTGATCGGCAAGGACGCGATCAAGCTGCGCGACGGCAAGCAGGTCACCGAATTCCATGAAGGCATCCTGCCCTGGGCGCTGCGCAACCCCGTCGCGATCGTGTTCGACGAATACGACGCGGGCCGCGCCGACGTGATGTTCGTGATCCAGCGGGTGCTGGAACATGACGGCAAGCTGACGCTGCTGGACCAGAACGAGATCATCACCCCGAACCCCTATTTCCGCCTGTTTGCAACGGCGAACACGGTGGGTCTGGGCGACACGACGGGGCTGTATCACGGCACCCAGCAGATCAACCAGGCCCAGATGGACCGCTGGTCGCTGGTGGCGACGCTGAACTATCTCAGCCATGACGCCGAAGTGGCGATCGTGCTGGCCAAGAACCCGCATTACAATACCGAGAAGGGCCGCAAGACCGTCAGCCAGATGGTGACCCTGGCCGACCTGACGCGGACCGCCTTCATGAACGGCGACCTGTCGACCGTCATGTCGCCCCGGACGGTGATCACCTGGGCCGAGAATTCCGAGATCTTCCGCAACATCGGCTACGGTTTCCGGCTGACCTTCCTCAACAAGTGCGATGAACTGGAACGCCAGACCGTGGCGGAATTCTACCAGCGCTGCTTTGACGAGGAACTGCCCGAAAGCGCGGCCTCGACCTCGCTGGGCTGA
- a CDS encoding putative racemase translates to MHLGLIGGIGVAATVVYYQRLARAVDAMGVPMQLTIAHGDIQTLIRNNLADDRDAQARAYLPLLNQLKGAGCDCAAITSLGGHFCFAETRALSPLPLVSAITPLDRALAAQGLRRVGLLGVRGVMRSRLYGQLVDTEAVALDDEIEVLGQAYQDMAVAGQCSDAQRALFLEAGARMVRDHGAEAIVLAGSDLNLAFDGQDPGYRVIDALDIHVAILARLVTGQMPLADAL, encoded by the coding sequence ATGCATCTGGGTCTGATCGGCGGCATCGGTGTCGCGGCGACGGTGGTCTATTACCAGCGGCTGGCCAGGGCGGTCGACGCCATGGGTGTCCCCATGCAGCTGACCATCGCCCATGGCGACATCCAGACCCTGATCCGCAACAATCTGGCCGACGATCGCGACGCTCAGGCGCGGGCCTACCTGCCGCTGCTGAACCAGCTCAAGGGCGCGGGCTGCGATTGTGCCGCCATCACCTCGCTTGGCGGGCATTTCTGCTTTGCCGAGACACGGGCGTTGTCGCCGCTGCCGCTGGTGTCCGCCATCACGCCGCTGGACCGGGCCCTTGCCGCGCAGGGACTCCGGCGGGTGGGCCTGCTGGGGGTGCGCGGGGTGATGCGGTCGCGCCTTTACGGGCAGCTGGTGGACACCGAAGCCGTCGCGCTGGATGACGAGATCGAGGTGCTGGGCCAGGCCTACCAGGACATGGCCGTCGCCGGGCAGTGCAGCGACGCGCAGCGCGCGCTGTTCCTGGAGGCCGGCGCGCGGATGGTGCGCGATCACGGGGCCGAGGCTATCGTGCTGGCCGGCTCCGACCTGAACCTGGCCTTCGACGGCCAGGATCCCGGCTACAGGGTGATCGACGCGCTGGACATCCACGTGGCGATCCTGGCCCGGCTGGTCACCGGCCAAATGCCCTTGGCCGACGCGCTCTGA
- the cobT gene encoding Aerobic cobaltochelatase subunit CobT: MTKPDNPADPFKKALAEATKVMANDPELNVSYSVDPSGLSGDAMRLPQISRRMTRDEVLLARGTADALAMHRKYHDDGVHARYAPPGDMARDLYEAMETARCEAMGARDMPGTAGNIDAKIGHEAARRGYDQIRQASDAPLSVAAGYLIRNLATGRPLPAGAQNVMDLWRGFIEEQASQTLDDVQAMLSDQAAFARLTRKVISDLGYGDQLGDDPDMEDEDQENEAEQQPDEEDQPDSSGQDDQDEEDAEANPEQSQDDQQDAAEAQVSMDDLADQEMGEEAEMPEGEAPLDPPPPPPVSDADPDYKVYLSQHDEEIAAEDLAEPAELERLRAYLDQQLEPLKGAVSRLANKLQRRLQAQQNRSWEFDLEEGILDAGRLARVVANPTTPLSFKVEKDTEFRDTVVTLLLDNSGSMRGRPISIAAICADVLARTLERCNVKVEILGFTTRAWKGGQAREAWLNDGRPQQPGRLNDLRHIIYKGADAPWRRARPNLGLMMKEGLLKENIDGEALEWAHRRMVARREQRKILMVISDGAPVDDSTLSVNPANYLEKHLRDVIAMVEKRKMVELLAIGIGHDVTRYYNRAVTITDVEQLAGAMTEQLAALFDSDPRARARVMGIRKAS, from the coding sequence ATGACCAAGCCCGATAATCCCGCCGATCCGTTCAAGAAGGCCCTGGCCGAGGCCACCAAGGTCATGGCCAACGATCCCGAGCTGAATGTCAGCTATTCGGTCGATCCCTCGGGGCTGTCCGGCGACGCGATGCGCCTGCCCCAGATCAGCCGCCGCATGACCCGGGACGAAGTCCTGCTGGCCCGCGGCACCGCCGACGCGCTGGCCATGCACCGCAAGTACCACGACGACGGGGTGCACGCCCGCTATGCGCCCCCGGGCGACATGGCGCGCGACCTGTACGAGGCGATGGAAACCGCCCGGTGCGAGGCGATGGGCGCGCGCGACATGCCCGGCACCGCCGGCAATATCGACGCCAAGATCGGCCACGAAGCGGCCCGGCGCGGCTATGACCAGATCCGCCAGGCGTCCGATGCGCCGCTGTCCGTCGCCGCCGGTTACCTGATCCGCAACCTGGCCACCGGCCGCCCCCTGCCCGCCGGCGCGCAGAACGTCATGGACCTGTGGCGCGGCTTCATCGAGGAACAGGCGTCTCAGACGCTGGACGACGTGCAGGCGATGCTGTCGGACCAGGCGGCCTTTGCCCGGCTGACCCGCAAGGTGATCTCGGACCTGGGCTACGGCGACCAGCTGGGCGACGACCCGGACATGGAAGACGAGGACCAGGAGAACGAGGCCGAACAGCAGCCCGACGAGGAAGACCAGCCCGATTCCTCGGGCCAGGACGACCAGGACGAGGAAGACGCCGAGGCCAATCCCGAACAATCCCAGGACGATCAGCAGGACGCGGCCGAAGCGCAGGTGTCCATGGACGACCTGGCCGACCAGGAGATGGGCGAAGAGGCCGAGATGCCCGAAGGCGAGGCGCCGCTGGACCCGCCCCCGCCGCCGCCGGTGTCGGACGCCGATCCGGACTACAAGGTCTACCTGTCGCAACACGACGAGGAAATCGCCGCCGAGGACCTGGCCGAACCCGCCGAACTGGAACGGCTGCGCGCCTACCTGGATCAGCAGCTGGAACCGCTGAAGGGCGCCGTGTCGAGGCTGGCCAACAAGCTGCAGCGCCGTCTTCAGGCGCAGCAGAACCGCAGCTGGGAATTCGACCTCGAGGAAGGCATCCTGGATGCCGGCCGCCTGGCCCGTGTCGTCGCCAACCCGACCACGCCGCTGAGCTTCAAGGTCGAGAAGGACACCGAATTCCGCGACACCGTCGTGACGCTGCTGCTGGACAATTCCGGGTCCATGCGCGGCCGCCCGATTTCCATTGCGGCGATCTGCGCCGACGTCCTGGCGCGCACGCTGGAACGCTGCAACGTCAAGGTCGAGATCCTGGGCTTTACCACCCGCGCCTGGAAGGGCGGACAGGCGCGCGAGGCCTGGCTGAACGACGGCCGTCCGCAGCAGCCGGGCCGTCTGAACGACCTGCGCCACATCATCTACAAGGGCGCCGATGCGCCCTGGCGCCGGGCGCGGCCGAACCTGGGCCTGATGATGAAGGAAGGCCTGCTGAAGGAGAACATCGACGGCGAGGCGCTGGAATGGGCGCACCGGCGGATGGTGGCGCGGCGCGAGCAGCGCAAGATCCTGATGGTGATCTCGGACGGGGCGCCGGTGGACGATTCGACCCTGTCGGTGAACCCGGCGAATTACCTGGAAAAACACCTGCGCGATGTGATCGCCATGGTGGAAAAGCGCAAGATGGTCGAACTGCTGGCCATCGGCATCGGTCACGACGTGACCCGCTATTACAACCGGGCCGTGACGATCACCGACGTCGAACAGCTGGCCGGCGCCATGACCGAACAGCTGGCCGCGCTTTTCGATTCCGATCCGCGGGCCCGGGCCCGGGTGATGGGGATCAGAAAGGCCAGCTGA
- a CDS encoding putative peptidase produces the protein MFQTFEVTARPEQGPPRLAALRGEIAAAGLDGFLVPRADAHQGEYVAARDARLSWLTGFTGSAGFCVALMDIAGVFIDGRYRTQVKSQVADVYTPVPWPEIRMADWLMDQLPQGGRVGFDPWLHAVAQLREARAALKGSGVELVAHENLVDRIWEDQPAPPMEPARAHPLEFAGESALDKRTRLAGELETAGHRGVVITLPDSIMWLLNIRGSDIERNPVAQCFAVLYDDGAVDLFIAPTKVADLADHLGTDVMIWPTERLLDALEALEGPIRYDPASAPQAVADALGDNGVEGTDPCLLPKACKTAAEIAGSAAAHLRDGAAMVECLAWLDAQAPGSVTEIDVVTKLEACRRQDNALRDISFETISGTGPNGAIIHYRVSEESDATLEQGHLLVLDSGGQYLDGTTDITRTIAVGEVGMEEKACFTRVLKGMIAISRLRWPRGLAGRDIEAIGRMPLWLAGQDFNHGLGHGVGAYLSVHEGPQRLSRASDVALRPGMILSNEPGYYREGAFGIRIENLLVVQEAEALETSDAERVMYDWRTLTFVPIDRRCIVADMLTVEERDWLNAYHGEVLAKLADRVGDVARAWLDQACAPL, from the coding sequence ATGTTTCAGACCTTCGAGGTGACAGCCCGCCCCGAACAGGGCCCTCCGCGCCTGGCCGCCCTGCGCGGCGAAATCGCGGCTGCGGGGCTGGATGGATTCCTGGTGCCGCGGGCGGATGCGCACCAGGGGGAATACGTGGCCGCGCGCGATGCGCGGCTGTCCTGGCTGACCGGGTTCACCGGATCCGCCGGGTTCTGCGTGGCGCTGATGGATATCGCCGGGGTCTTTATCGACGGGCGGTACCGGACGCAGGTGAAATCCCAGGTGGCGGATGTCTATACACCGGTCCCCTGGCCCGAAATCCGCATGGCCGACTGGCTGATGGACCAGCTGCCGCAGGGCGGCCGGGTGGGGTTCGACCCCTGGTTGCACGCGGTGGCGCAGCTGCGCGAGGCGCGGGCGGCGTTAAAGGGATCGGGCGTCGAGCTGGTGGCGCACGAGAACCTGGTCGACCGGATCTGGGAAGATCAGCCGGCGCCGCCGATGGAACCGGCGCGCGCGCACCCGCTGGAATTCGCAGGCGAATCGGCGCTGGACAAGCGCACCCGGCTGGCAGGCGAGCTGGAGACAGCCGGGCATCGCGGGGTGGTCATCACCCTGCCGGATTCCATCATGTGGCTGCTGAACATCCGCGGCTCGGATATCGAACGCAACCCGGTCGCCCAGTGTTTCGCGGTGCTTTACGACGACGGCGCGGTCGACCTGTTCATCGCGCCCACCAAGGTGGCCGACCTGGCCGATCACCTGGGCACCGATGTCATGATCTGGCCGACGGAACGGCTGCTGGACGCGCTCGAGGCGCTGGAGGGGCCGATCCGCTACGATCCGGCCTCGGCGCCGCAGGCGGTGGCCGATGCGCTGGGGGACAACGGGGTCGAGGGCACGGATCCCTGCCTGCTGCCCAAGGCCTGCAAGACCGCCGCCGAGATCGCCGGCAGCGCCGCCGCGCATCTGCGCGACGGCGCGGCGATGGTGGAATGCCTGGCCTGGCTGGACGCCCAGGCGCCGGGCAGCGTGACCGAGATCGACGTGGTGACGAAGCTTGAGGCCTGCCGGCGCCAGGACAACGCCCTGCGCGACATCTCGTTCGAGACGATTTCCGGCACCGGACCGAACGGCGCCATCATCCATTACCGGGTGAGCGAGGAAAGCGACGCGACGCTGGAGCAGGGTCACCTGCTGGTTCTGGACAGCGGCGGGCAGTACCTGGACGGCACCACCGACATCACCCGCACCATCGCCGTGGGCGAAGTGGGGATGGAGGAGAAAGCCTGTTTCACCCGGGTCCTGAAGGGCATGATCGCCATCAGCCGCCTGCGCTGGCCGCGCGGGCTGGCGGGGCGCGACATAGAGGCCATCGGGCGCATGCCGCTGTGGCTGGCAGGGCAGGATTTCAACCACGGCCTGGGCCACGGCGTCGGCGCGTACCTGAGCGTGCACGAAGGCCCGCAGCGGCTGAGCCGGGCGTCGGACGTGGCCTTGCGTCCGGGGATGATCCTGTCGAACGAGCCCGGCTATTACCGCGAGGGCGCCTTTGGCATCCGGATCGAGAACCTGCTGGTGGTGCAGGAGGCCGAGGCGCTGGAGACGTCGGATGCGGAGCGGGTCATGTACGACTGGCGCACGCTGACCTTCGTGCCGATCGACCGGCGCTGCATTGTCGCCGACATGCTGACGGTCGAGGAACGGGACTGGCTGAACGCCTATCATGGCGAAGTTCTGGCCAAGCTGGCGGACCGGGTGGGCGACGTCGCCCGCGCCTGGCTGGACCAGGCCTGCGCACCGCTTTGA
- the clcA_1 gene encoding H(+)/Cl(-) exchange transporter ClcA, with protein MAAPTRSILAQQFDLAVSTARNGWRVLLHRGPSQIQFWFIALAIGVAAGFAALLFRKGIFALQGFLYQTDDPAMIHSHAAMMPWWVLVIIPVCGGLVVGGVLHWLTPDGRLRSVADVIEGAALHEGRVETKAGFASALASLITLSSGGSSGREGPVVHLAGVMASWVSGRINADGITGRDLLGCAVAAAVSASFNAPIAGALFALEVVLRHFAVHAFAPIVIASVAGTVINRVNFGGLTEFVLQTTPGELQFYVELPAFLILGLVSGLIAVALMRSIFLADDIGNHVQRKLGMPRWVRPGIAGLLLGLIAIPFPHIIGVGYETTLRALSGDLAVTTAIVFVIVKVIAVAITIAGRMGGGMFSPSLMVGAISGLAFGLIATGVMPDVSGTPALYAFAGMGAVTAAVLGAPISTTLIVFELTGDWQIGLAVMVSVSMSTALASRLVDRSFFLTMIERRGIHLAAGPQAYLLAMFKAGAVMRTPDDPRTADPQTCWEMIGEGIYVDVNATLEAAMPAFDRAGMPFLPVVSLTGDKNAPELRGALFHVDALKAYNRALAATAAEEHS; from the coding sequence ATGGCCGCCCCGACGCGCTCCATTCTTGCCCAGCAATTCGATCTTGCCGTCTCGACGGCCCGAAACGGCTGGCGCGTGCTGCTGCACCGCGGGCCAAGCCAGATCCAGTTCTGGTTCATCGCGCTGGCGATCGGGGTGGCGGCGGGTTTTGCCGCGCTGCTGTTCCGCAAGGGGATCTTTGCGCTGCAGGGCTTTCTGTACCAGACCGACGACCCGGCGATGATCCACAGCCATGCGGCGATGATGCCGTGGTGGGTTCTGGTGATCATCCCGGTCTGCGGCGGGCTGGTGGTGGGGGGCGTCTTGCACTGGCTGACACCGGATGGCCGGCTGCGGTCGGTGGCGGACGTGATCGAAGGCGCGGCCCTGCACGAGGGGCGGGTGGAAACCAAGGCCGGCTTCGCCTCGGCGCTGGCCAGCCTGATCACGTTGTCCTCGGGGGGCTCGTCGGGGCGGGAAGGGCCGGTGGTGCACCTGGCGGGCGTGATGGCGTCCTGGGTGTCGGGCCGGATCAACGCCGACGGGATCACCGGGCGCGACCTGCTGGGCTGTGCGGTGGCGGCGGCCGTGTCCGCCAGCTTCAACGCGCCGATCGCCGGCGCGCTGTTCGCGCTGGAAGTCGTGCTGAGGCACTTCGCCGTCCATGCCTTTGCGCCGATCGTCATCGCGTCGGTCGCGGGCACGGTGATCAACCGGGTGAATTTCGGCGGGCTGACGGAATTCGTCCTGCAGACCACGCCGGGAGAGTTGCAGTTTTACGTCGAATTGCCGGCCTTCCTGATCCTGGGTCTGGTGTCGGGGCTGATCGCCGTGGCACTGATGCGGTCCATCTTCCTTGCCGACGACATCGGCAACCATGTTCAACGCAAACTCGGCATGCCGCGCTGGGTGCGGCCGGGGATCGCGGGGCTTCTGCTCGGGCTGATCGCGATCCCCTTCCCGCATATCATCGGCGTGGGCTACGAAACCACGCTGCGTGCATTGTCCGGCGACCTGGCCGTGACCACGGCCATCGTCTTCGTCATCGTCAAGGTGATCGCCGTGGCGATCACCATCGCGGGCCGCATGGGCGGGGGCATGTTCTCGCCCTCGCTGATGGTCGGCGCGATCTCGGGGCTGGCCTTCGGGCTGATCGCGACCGGGGTGATGCCGGACGTGTCGGGGACGCCGGCGCTGTACGCCTTTGCCGGCATGGGCGCGGTGACGGCGGCGGTGCTGGGCGCGCCGATCTCGACCACGCTCATCGTGTTCGAACTGACCGGGGACTGGCAGATCGGGCTGGCGGTGATGGTGTCGGTGTCGATGTCCACGGCGCTGGCCTCGCGGCTGGTGGACCGGTCGTTCTTCCTGACCATGATCGAACGGCGGGGCATCCACCTGGCGGCGGGGCCGCAGGCCTACCTGCTGGCGATGTTCAAGGCCGGCGCGGTGATGCGCACCCCGGACGATCCGCGAACGGCGGATCCGCAGACATGCTGGGAGATGATCGGCGAGGGGATCTATGTCGATGTCAACGCGACACTGGAAGCCGCGATGCCGGCCTTTGACAGGGCCGGGATGCCGTTCCTGCCGGTGGTGTCCCTGACCGGCGACAAGAACGCCCCGGAACTGCGCGGGGCGCTCTTTCACGTCGATGCGCTCAAGGCCTACAACCGCGCATTGGCGGCCACGGCGGCAGAAGAGCATTCCTGA